The Flavobacterium psychrotrophum region AGCTGTACCGTTAGGATAAGCAGCCGGTGTCCATTGAGCTGTTGTTTGTCCAGATGGTATTACCCATGTAAGCGAGCCTACTTTTGTAGTTACACTTGTTACGTTAGAATTTGCAGTAGCATTGCTGCCACTATATGCCCTTACACGATAATAATAAGTTGTAAAAGGTGTAAGATTAGTTACGTCATAACTGATTACATTACTAACATCAAGATTGTTGTAGCCTGTTACAAATGACGGTATAAAAGTCGTATTCATAGTATGGCTGCCCAAATAAGTATATGTATTATTAGCATATGATGTCCATTGAGAAGCATAATAACTTGTTGATGGTGCAAGCACATCTGCTTTTCTAACAAGCGTTACATCTTCGCCTCCTTCAATAAGATCAATTTGTACATTGTTTTTGTATAGTGCAATAGGGTCGTTACCATTATAATGAATTACGCGTCCGCCCGGTAATGTATTATAATTAAGTATCAGATTTTTTGTAGACGATATTCCTGATGCGCCATCAGAAGCTATTACATAGGTCTGTCCATGCTGAAGGTTAAAGTTAGGAAGCGGTAAAGTATATTCATTACCATCTCCAAAATCGCCGCTACCATTTAATTGCTGTTTTATAGAATAAGCAGAAAGGTTTACGGTAGCACCGGTTCCATTATATATTTCAAGGGCCTTGTTATTACTTGTACCTTCTACATATTCTGAAAAAATAAGATCTGTTGCGAATGTAGCAGTACCAAAATCAGGATTAGTACTTACGTCAAGCCTGTAGCCGGCCGCAGCCTCAACGGTATTCCAGTTAGCCTGAAAACTCGTCTGCTCTACATTTGTAGCGGCTATAGTAACCGGAGTAGCTATTGCTGATGTTGTAAATGAACGTATAGCTGTACCCGTGGCATAAACTGTACCTGTACCATCTATAGCATAAGCCCTGTAGTAGTAAACTGTAGAAGGTAAAAGACCTGTAAGTTGCTTTGTAAATGTAGTACCAGATACATCTGTTGTTTGCACACGCGTAGCTGTACCACCGGTAATAGCAGCAGATGTAGTAGCATAATCAAAACCATATTCTGAAAAAACAGAACAACCACCGGTTGTAGCAGTAGCCGAAAGTATACCGCTTACAGATGTGATTGTTGATGCTGTTACCGCAACGGTTGTTACCGTACCAGGATTGTTTTCTCCACTACCCAAAACAGGCACGCTAAGCTCTGCTATTTCAGCATCAGCATTAAGTGCTTCCATTACTATAGTACCATTATAGCTTTGTACTGCTGTTGGGGCAAATTTTACATATACAGTAGTTATACTACCATCATAATCTTCTATATCAAGAGTTGGTGTAAACACACCCGCTTCTGTAAGTGAGTAGCTATAACCGTTAACTGCTTTAATTTCTATTATACCGCCTTGTAGATTTGTACTACTAAATGTAAAATTGCTTACAGTAGTAGTATTAATACAAAAACTGTCGAAATTTAGCGATGCATTTTCCAGAACAAGCGAAGGTGCATTAGCATTTAATGTAGTACCTGTAGCGCTGCTGCTAAAAGCGGTTTCAACATTGGCCCCGTTGCGTGCCTTAACAGCAAAAGAATAAGTAGTACCGGCAGTAAGCCCAGTTACTGTTTCTGTACCCCAGGCAGCAAGGGTTTGCCAAACTTCAGTATCTCCTAAAGATCCGTCAGCCTGTACATACTTACCTCCGGCTTCCTGTATTGCATATGTTGTAGCGGTATTGTTGCCTCCGGAAACTACCTTTACATCAAGCGTAGTTGTTGTAGCATTGTTAACCGTAGGTATAGCCGGAGTAAGGGCAAGGGTATAAAAACTAAGTTTGCTGGTACTGTAACCGGTACCTGCAGAGTTTGTAGCATAAGCCCTATAAAAATATTGTGTATTAGAAAGAAGGTTTGTTGTCGTAACGTTTACATAACTAAAATTAGCTGCAAAAGTACTTACATCTGTTCCGCCTGTAATTTTGCTAAAGTTATTTGTACTAAGCACAGGAGTAGTTGTCGAAGAAGTAGTCCATACAAGGCCTTTAGCACTTAGAGCCGCACCGCCTGTAGCACTTACAGTACCTGTTGCAGAAGCATTGTTAGTTGTAATATCGGTAACATCTGTAACATCGCTTACTGTAGGTGCAGTTGATGAACTTGCTACAGTAAGATTAAAAGTAGAACCGTTTCTAAACCTTACTGTACCGGTAGCTGCATTAGCACCTGAAGGTATTAAATAAAGTTTTAGCGTTGTGCCTGCCGCAATAACTACACTACCTGTAAATGTATTTGTAGTAGTATTTGATTGTGAAGCAGTACCAAAATTAGTTAGTGTACCATTATTATTGATATACTTGATGGTAAACTTTGTTCCGCTGGCAGTACCACTTAATGTAGTTAACCAGGTAAAGCTTGTTAGTGTAACATTATAACCTGCATCTGCACTAATGTTAAATGTATAGAACTTGTTACCTGTGTAAGATGCCTCAGGAGAAGCAGTGTTAAAGCTGTTGCCGCTCATAGATCCACTTGCTGAGGCCGATCCTACTCCACTACCTCTAGATGCACTTGTAAAAGTGACACCTGCCGGGTCTGGTGTGTAAGTAGTAGGACTACTATCTAAGTCTCCTAAAGTAATTGTCTGGGCCCACGACCCCATAACTGTAAAAAACAAGACACAAAGAAATAAGTCTCGTCGCATTCGCTGTAAAATTGTCTTCATAAATAGTTTTGATTTAATTTGATTGGAACCTCACAAAGGTCAATTTTAAATACCACCAACTGAAGGAATACATGTTTTGTTTTAGTAATCAATAAGTTACAAATAAATTATCTAAAAGTTAACTGCCTGAATTTTATGTTATGTATTATAAACAAAATACCCCTCCTAATTAGGAGGGGTACCTTTATTAATGCGGCTTAACAGCATTGTAAACAATTGTTAATGCACAATTTTGTTTGTTACCGTTTTGTTATCTGCTGTTACCGTTTTTATGACAAGAACCTGATTAACGGCATTAATATCCGATAAAATAACATCATTAGCATTAAAAGCACCTGAATTAAACAATAGTCTGCCATTAACGTCAAATACAGTTACCGATTTTACAGCAACATTTGCAGATGATATAGCTATCGCTCCGTTTTGCTTATATACCATTACTTTATTATCTGTTAGTACAGCATTAGCTTTTCTTTGTGCGCTTATCTCTGTACTGGTTGTAGTTTCAACAATAACAACATTAGAGTTTACGCTTGCATTGCCGGCTACCGCCCTAACCCTATAGTAATACGTTACGCCAGGGTTTAAGTCTGTAACTATTTGTGTCGTATCAGTTACAGTAAGGTTTTCATAACCCGGTACAAAAGATGATGATACTCCAGAGAATGTATGGCTACCAAGGCCAGATACTGTATCTATAGGTAATACTTCCCACTCACTGTCTAATGTAGGGAAACCCGATGCAGGATTTACTGTAACACCACCCGCCACTGTTGATTTACGAACAAGGGTTTTGTCAAGAGTACTGTTTGCTGTACTTGTCCATGCGCTACCCGGATCTTCGCCTATACGGCCAAAGATGTCTACATTGGCAGTAGTAGATATTTTATATAGTGCAATGGCATCGTCTCCATTAAAGTTTATAGATGCTATAGCAGTAGCAGTACCTGTATAAAGTGTAGCAGCGCTGTTTTTTAGCACAAGAGTTGCACCGTTTGCAAGGCTTCCTGTAAGCTGTACATCATTTGTAGCGGTAGTAGCGCCATTAGCATACAGCCTTACTCTGTAATCTGTAAGGTCTACGGCAGCACCAGTACCATTGTATATCTCTATATATTTGTTAGAGGCAGAACCTTCAACATACTCAGAGAAGAAAAGGTCTGTAGCAAGAGTGGCAGTACCAAAAGTAGCCGATTCGCTAACATCAAGCCTGTAGCTTACTGCACCTTCTACTTCGTTCCAGTTAGCAGTAAAAGTGTCAGATCCTACAGCTGTAGCAGCAACAGCTACAGGAGCAACTAAACTTACAGTTGTAATAGCTACATCTGCGCTATATGAAATATCACCATTGTTTATGGCATATGCCCTTATATGGTAAGTAGTACCGGCTACAAGTTCAGTAAGGTTTACTGTAAAAGCACCTGTACCACTACCTGAATCAACCTGCGTTGTATTAGGAGCAAGAAGCTCTGGAGAAGCTGTTAGGGCATAAACAATACCTCTTTCTAAAACTTCTGAGCAACCTTGTGCGGTTACTTCTGAAAGTATTGTTGAAGTTGAAGATGTAGGAGATGTTACTGATGAAATTACTACTGTAGGAGATGAATTAACACCTGTACCTGTTACAGCAGCAGCAAAACTTGTAGCACCACCGCCGCTTACGGTAATGTTGCCGTTATAAGGGCCAGCCACTACCGGAGCAAACTGCACATATAAATCATGTGTAAAAGTACCACCTGTTTGTGCTACAGTAAGAGAATCTGTAAACGTACCTGTTGCAGTTTCAGAGAATGTGTAACCATCAAGAGGGCCAACAGTAATATCGCCTGCTACAAGATTGCTTCCTGAAATGGTAAACAATACCGGTGTACCAACAGTTTCTATACATACGCTACCAAAATCGGCTAACGCTGTGGCTGTTAAAACAGGCGATGTATTTACTGTAGTGTTTACTGTAATTACATTAGAATTAGTACTTGTAACCGCAGCTGCTACTGCCCTAACCCTGTAATAATATTGTGTACTGGCGGCAAGGCCACTTACAACCTGAGAGGTGCTGCTTACAGCAAGATCCTGATAACCGGGAACAAAAGCATTTGTGCCACCTACAAAGGTATGCATGCCAAGGTTGGCAACGTCATCCAGGTTGGCAACCGTCCACTCAGTTTCCAGTGTAGGGAAACCAGATGCAGGGTTTACTGTAACGCCTCCTGTTACAGATGGTTTTCTAATAAGGGTTTTATCAAGTGTGCTGTTAGAAGGGCTTGTCCAGGCTACACCCGGATCTTCTCCTATTCTGCCAAAGATATCAACATTAGATGAAGTAGATATTTTATACAGAGCTATAGCATCATCTCCATTAAAGTTAACAGACGCTACTATAGTGGCCGCACCCGTATATAATGTTGCTGTAGTATTTTTTAGTACAACAGTAGCACCATTTGCTAATGTACCAGAAAGCTGCACATCATTTGCAGATCCTGTTGCTGCGGTGCTGCCATTAGAATATAGCCTTACCCTGTAATCTCCAAGATTTACAGCTGCACCTGTACCGTTATATATTTCAAGATATTTATTAGTACCAGATCCTTCTACATACTCAGAGAAGAAAAGGTCTGATACTGGTGAAGCACTACTAAAAGATGGTGATGTACTTACATCTAGCCTGTAGCCACTTGCACCTGTTACAGGCTGCCAGTTAGCTTCAAAGCTATTTGCAGTAACAGCTGAAGCAGCAGTAGCTACCGGAGCCGCCAGTACCGGAGCCGAGCTCCATGAAAGCACTACATTATCAAGCGCAATACCGTCTCTGCTGCCAGAACCACTAACTTCAGCATAACTCCAACGGATCCAGATGTTACCTGAGGTATTGTCAAGAGCAGAAAGACTTACATTTGTATAAGGAGTTACAGTACCCTCTGCAATAGTTCCTGAAGCATAAGCACCACCGGTTACTGCTGTAAATCCTGTTGTGGCAGATGTAGTACTAATTTCAAGGTTAAAAGAGTTGCTGCGCGCCTGTTCTCTTATTTTAATTACATCATAAGAAATTACCAGGTTTGTTTTTCCTGTGGTGCCTGCAATGTTAAGCACTACTGATGATGGTGAAAAAGCACTTCCTGATCCCAGGATACCTATCCTTGAACCATAATTGTAATTAGCTCCTGACGTAGATGCAGCAGTACCCACTACCATAGCATTATCTGCTGTAGTGCCGTTGTAAGATGTCCAGCCCGATGGATAGGCCGTACCAGCCGCTCCCGGCGTGGTATTAAAATTTTCTGAATAAGGAGAACTTGCAGGTAAGGTAACCTGTCCCCATGTTGCTGCCGCTGCCATTAGCGCCGACATTGAAAAGACATTGCGTAATGTCTTGCGTAAGATTGTTTTCATAAGGTAATAATTTGATTGGAAACTATTGTTTATCAATAGTATATCAAATTTAGAAAATGAAAACACCCGAGGGTAATTCTTAAGGTTGTGTTACCGTAAGAGGATTATTATTGTTTCTTAACCAGAAGGTTAGGATTATAAAATTTTCGTTAAAACAATAGTATATTGCTGTAAATTAACCATATAGTAATTTTTTTTATTCATTTTTTACAGATTTTATACTTTTTTGAAAGCACATAAAAATGAAGCCCCCGCTGCGATACGGAGGCTTAAAAATCAGAAAACAGAACTATATAAAATTGTGGATGCTAGCGTAATAAAGAGAAATGTGCCTTAAACTCTTTTCTGGTACCGGTAGATGAATCATACAGTACACTAAACCAGTAATCTGTAGCCGGTAGCGGGTAGCCGTTTAATGTGCCATCCCACCCCTGTCCGGCAGGTCTTATAGATGTAATTAATTTACCATACCTGTCATATATAAATATCAGGGCGTTGTACTGACTTTCAAGTCCTTTAATGTTCCAGGTATCGCGGTGTCCATCGCTATTGGCACTAAAAAAACGCGGATAGTTAAGTGCAAAAACAGTAAGCTCTATATAGCCACAGCCGTTTACATCATTTACCCTTATAGTATGCTCACCATCATAAATACCTGTAAAGTAAGCATCATCCTGATATGCTCCGCCGTCCAGGCTATATTCATAGCTTCCTGAACCTCCGGTTACATTTATTTTTATAACCTGGTTGCGGCTAAAGTCGACTCCTACCTCGGCAGTTGCCAGAGCTATTGAAGACAGTCCTACACGCCCGGTAGCCGTTGTTTCACAACCTGATATTTTGTGTGTTGCCGTAACCAAGTATTCCCCCTCTTCCATAACCAGTATTGAAGCCGTGGTGTGAGGCAGTGCATTACCATCTTTCTCCCATACAAAAGTATAGTCAGTATTATTAAGGTTGCTTTGTAAAACTTTAGGGATTGGCACTCCGGTTACATTATCAACACATAAATATATATCTTTTATTACCGGCCTTGGCAGCGCATAAATGGTTATTGTTGTACGCACATCGGCAGTACAAACCGTACCTACAGTATAAACCACTGTTACAGTTCCGGCACGTTTTGGTGTAAGAAGCCCGTTTGCGTCAATGGTTGCATTTGCGGTACTTACAACCGACCAAACCCCTCCTGCAACCGAAGGTGTAAGCTGTAGTGTATCGTCAATACATACGGTAGTATTTCCGGTAATTGTACCCGGGGACGGTGCCGGAGCTGGTGCCGGGTCAATAACCACAGGTCCTGCAGATGCTTTACAGCCCGCAGCATTTTTAACGTATACAGTATAAGTACCTGCTCCAAGCCCTGTAAATGTGATACCTGTCTGGTAAGTAATATCGTCAAGGCTATAGGTATAACCCGCCCCATATGGACTCGTAATTGTTATTTTACCCACAGGGTCTGCACACGTAGGTTGTGTAACCGTATAACGTGGTGCAACAGGCGTAGCCGGCTGCGCGTTTATGCGTTGGGTAATTGAAGATATACATCCTCCCGCATTTTTTATCCTTATGGTATAATTGCCCGGTGGCAGGTTACTATATGTTGTTGTAGCATCATAGATGATGCCGTCAATGCTATACGTTATGCCAGCCCCCACAGGAGCTGTAATTACTATTGTACCAAGCGTGGTACAATCTGGCTGTGTAGTTACTATCGAAGGAGTAGCCGGAGCCGTTGGCGCAGCATCAATTATCTGGACAGTAACAGGAGAAATACATCCACCGGCCGATTTAGCTGTTATATTATAAGTACCCGGTACAACATTAAAAGTTGTAGTGCTAAGATAATTTGTACCGTCTATACTATATGTGTAGCCTGCACCTAACGGAGCTGTAATTACTATTTTTCCGGTTGCTTCTCCACATGCAGGGTTTGTAGGCATTACTGTAGGTGCAACGGGTGTTACAGGCTGCGCATTAATTACCTCAACCTTTACAGGAGAGATACAGCCCGCAGCATTTTTAACCGTAATAGTATAGCGCCCGGCACTAAGTGGCCCGTATGACATAGCAGAACTGTAGTTGATACCGTCAATGCTGTAAGTAAAACCGGTTCCTGAAGGTCCTGTAATTACTAAACTTCCGGTTGCAACCACACACGTAGGCTGTGTAACGGTTACTAACGGCGCGGCAGGTCCTGCCGGTGCAGTGTTTATTACCTGAACTGTAGCCGGAGATATACAACCTGCGGCGTTTTTAACGGTTACATTATACGTGCCAGAACCTACATTAAAGGTTGTGGCAGTAACATAATTAATACCATCTATACTATAAGTTAAGCCTGTACCTGTCGGGGCTGTAATCACAATGGTGCCCTGAGTTGTACAGGTAGGATCTGTAGGTATAAGTGTAGGTGCAACGGGAGCTGTTGGTGCGGCATTTATAACCTGAATTGTAGCAGCAGATATACAACCCGCTGCGTTTTTAACGGTTACATTATAACTTCCCGTCCCTACGCTAAACGTAGTAGTAGCTACATAGTTAGTACCGTCTATACTATAGGTTAAGCCCGCCCCTGTTGGAGCTGTAATTACGATACTGCCTTGCGTATTAGTACACGTTGGCTGTGTTGGGGTTACTGTTGGCGCGGCAGGTGCAGATGGTACTGCATTTATTACCTGAACCGTAGCAGCAGAAATACAACCCGCTGCATTTTTAACCGTCACACTATAACTTCCCGGCCCTACGCTAAACGTAGTGGTGGCTACATAGTTAGTACCGTCTAGACTATAGGTTAAGCCCGCCCCTGTTGGGGCGGTTATTACAATACTGCCCTGTGCGTTTGTACACGTAGGCTGTGTTGGGGTTACTGTTGGCGCAACAGGCCCTGGCGGTGCTGCATTTATAACCTGAACCGTAGCAGGAGAAATACAACCCGCTGCATTTTTTACCGTTACGTTATAGCTTCCCGGTATCCCTACGTTGAACGTAGTAGTTGCAACATAGTTAGTCCCATCTATACTATAGGTTAAACCCGTGCCTGTTGGAGCGGTTATCACGATGCTGCCCTGTGCGTTTGTACACGTAGGCTGTGTTGGGGTTACTGTTGGCGCAGCAGGTGCAGATGGTACTGCATTTATTACCTGAACCGTTGCCGGAGATATACAACCTGCGGTATTTTTTACCGTTACGTTATAGCTTCCCGGTATCCCTACGTTGAACGTAGTAGTTGCAACATAGTTAGTCCCGTCTATACTATAGGTTAAACCCGTGCCTGTTGGTGCGGTTATCACGATGCTGCCTTGTGCGTTTGTACAGGTAGGCTGTGTTGGAGTTACTGTTGGCGCAACAGGTGCAGATGGCGCTGCATTTATTACCTGAACCGTTGCCGGGGAAATACAACCCGAAGCATTTTTTACCGTTACATTGTAACTACCAGGCCCTACGCTGAACGTAGTGGTTGCAACATAGTTTGTACCGTCTATACTATAGGTTAGACCTGTGCCTGTTGGTGCGGTAATTACAATGCTGCCCTGTGCATTTGTACAGGTAGGCTGTGTAGGGGTTACTGTTGGAGCGACAGGTGCAGCTGCGGCTGGATTTATTAATTGTGTAGTAACCGGAGAAATACAACCCGCGGCATTTTTTGCTGTTATACTATATGTACCTGCCCCTACTGTAAATGTAGTTGTAGAAACATAATTAGTACCATCTATACTATAGGTTAAGCCTGCGCCTGTTGGAGCAGTAATTACAATACTACCCAGTGTTGTACAGGTAGGATCTGTAGGGGTTACTACGGGAGCGGTTAAAGTTGCACCTGTTGTAAGCAATGCAGCATCAGAATACAAAGTACAGGTTGTTGACGTAATTTCGCAATAATACTGGTTCTGGTCAAATGATGCCGGTATATTACTAACCGTAAATGTTGCTGTTGTAGCACCTGCATAATTAGTACCATTTGTAACATTTACCCAGTTACCACTACTATTTAATACTTTCCATTGATAGGTATATCCAGTACCTGTAGCTACCGATGTACTAAAGGTTGCTGTACCGCCCTGGCAAACCGACTGGTTAGAGGGTGACGTAATTGCAGGTACATTACCCGGAGTAGGATTTGCAGTATGCATACCAAGGTTTGAACAATATTCGGTAGGACTTGAAATCCAGTCACTCGCAGAAAAGTTTATATTAGGTGCAACTGCATTTGGCCTTCGAATCATTGTATACCCTCTGTCTGCTTCAGAATTACCTATTGGTGCTGTAGTCACATGGTCTATTAGCACACCATTTTTTCTAAGCCTGAAAGCATCTTTACCATTAAAACCACCCATGTAAGTATCATAAGTAAGTGTTCTGGCATAAAGACAATCAAAAGCATCACCCCCTGCCCTCACCAAATGGGTTTGGCCAGGACCAACAGAGCCTAAAAGTGTAATATTATATCCCGGAGTGGAAAGATTATCAAAATCGCCAAAGCGCTCTAATGTATATTCACCATTAAATGTAACTGTATTGGCTCCCGGGTTGTATATTTCTACAACTCCCGGATCGCCAGCATATTCATCATACAGTTCTGAAATATAAATTTCTGCGCTGGCACATTGGGGTGTTAATACTGTAAAAGTTGCAGGAGACTCACTTAAACAACCATCTGAAGCCCTTACAGATATCGGTCCTGTTGCAGCACCCTGAGGCACAACAGCCCTTATTTGTGTATTTGAGATTACCGTATATGTTGCTGCCGTAGTTCCAAACAGTACCGCCTGTGCACCGGTAAAACCATTTCCGGTTATGATAACAACAGTATTATCCGGCCCCGTTGCAGGTGTAAACGATGTTACGGTAGCAGTATTACAATTAGAATAAACCCTGCCATTCAGGGTAAAATCGTCAAGGCGTATATTACCGCCTGTGCCGCCGGTTAAGGTTAGCACTACTGATACTGTACCCGTTAGACCCGTTACTGGGTTACTTACCGGTAGCGATGTAGCTCCTGCATTAGCGCCTGATCCTGAAGTTAGTCCACTACCTACGGTAATGCTATTTATAGCCATCGACCAGTTTGCTGGCCCTGAGTTGCTTTTTCTTGTCCAGAAATTAAAAGATGTAACATCCACAGCAAAACCAGGAGCAACATTAAAAGTTAGCGTAATAGTAACTGCTCCTGTTGGCGTAACAGCCTGTATGGCCGATGCTGTGCCGCCACTACCATTACCGCTGGACCAGGAACCAGGAACAAGATTATTTGTCCATGTAGATCCTGACAAATGTGATTCTATAGTTACAGGTGCTACCCTATACGGATACGTATTTATGGTAGTCGTACCAAATTCATGTCTATAAATTTGTGCCTTTAAATTACTTACAGTAAAAACAAGGCACACTACTGCCAGCAGAAATTTCGAGTAAAAATACTTCGGGTATTTTTGGGTCATCAGTTATAAATGTAACAGGTTTAACAAGGCAAAGTTATAATCTTATACAATTTAACCTAATTTTAAGAAGTTAAATTATAATCTTTTGTATGTAAAATAATTGTAAAGTGCTATAAAACAGAAAATGGCTACAATTTGCAGCCATTTTCCTTATCATTTCTTTCTTAATTACTTCTGTTTACATAAACCCATCCGGTTTTCGTTTCATTGTCCATGTTTATTACATAATAATAAGTACCTGTTGGCAATTCATCTCCCCCGTTAGTTTGTCCAAACCATTCATTAGAGTAGTCTGATCTTTTATAAACTTCAAGTCCGTAACGGTTAAATATCTCAATCTTTCTAACGTTAAGTCCTGTAAGATCAAAACGGTCGTTCATATTATCATTATTTGGCGAAATACCTCTCGGAATATCACAGAAAACACCATCTACAGTAAAGCGATACGCATCAGTACATCCGCCTGAAGTACTTACTGTAAGTTCAAACACTAACGGATAATCTTCAGTCCTTATGTTATTACTCACACCATATTCTGTTACATTAAAAGTAGTATCACTTCCTAAAACGGTAGCCTGACCGGCAATTCTCCACTCAAATTGCACATTTGCCACATCAAAGCTATTATTTAAAGACATTCCTTCTAAAATATAGTTATTACCATTAATTGTTGGCCTGCAACCCTGTGCACCTGTTAGCTGTGGCGCACCTGCTTGCGAGGTATTAATAATAACCGGTGGGCTTACTGATGTACAACCCTGAGTATTTTGTACTGTAATGGTGTAGCTACCTGCCGGAAGTGTAAAACTGGTTCCTGCCTGGAATGCACCTCCGTTTACACTATACTGGTATTCTGATCCTAACGGAGCAGTAATGGTTAGTAATCCTGACAAAGAAGCACATGTAGCGTCAATAGTTGTTGCTGTTGCCGCTACTGGCGCTGGCACAGCCGGATTAACTACATAAGGTAAACTTACAGAAGTACAGCCTTGGGCATTCTGTACCGTAACAATATGAGTTCCCGGATTAACAGAAAATATTGTACCCGACTGGAAGGCTCCACCGTCTACACTATATTGATATTCTGCCCCTAAT contains the following coding sequences:
- a CDS encoding beta strand repeat-containing protein; the encoded protein is MKTILRKTLRNVFSMSALMAAAATWGQVTLPASSPYSENFNTTPGAAGTAYPSGWTSYNGTTADNAMVVGTAASTSGANYNYGSRIGILGSGSAFSPSSVVLNIAGTTGKTNLVISYDVIKIREQARSNSFNLEISTTSATTGFTAVTGGAYASGTIAEGTVTPYTNVSLSALDNTSGNIWIRWSYAEVSGSGSRDGIALDNVVLSWSSAPVLAAPVATAASAVTANSFEANWQPVTGASGYRLDVSTSPSFSSASPVSDLFFSEYVEGSGTNKYLEIYNGTGAAVNLGDYRVRLYSNGSTAATGSANDVQLSGTLANGATVVLKNTTATLYTGAATIVASVNFNGDDAIALYKISTSSNVDIFGRIGEDPGVAWTSPSNSTLDKTLIRKPSVTGGVTVNPASGFPTLETEWTVANLDDVANLGMHTFVGGTNAFVPGYQDLAVSSTSQVVSGLAASTQYYYRVRAVAAAVTSTNSNVITVNTTVNTSPVLTATALADFGSVCIETVGTPVLFTISGSNLVAGDITVGPLDGYTFSETATGTFTDSLTVAQTGGTFTHDLYVQFAPVVAGPYNGNITVSGGGATSFAAAVTGTGVNSSPTVVISSVTSPTSSTSTILSEVTAQGCSEVLERGIVYALTASPELLAPNTTQVDSGSGTGAFTVNLTELVAGTTYHIRAYAINNGDISYSADVAITTVSLVAPVAVAATAVGSDTFTANWNEVEGAVSYRLDVSESATFGTATLATDLFFSEYVEGSASNKYIEIYNGTGAAVDLTDYRVRLYANGATTATNDVQLTGSLANGATLVLKNSAATLYTGTATAIASINFNGDDAIALYKISTTANVDIFGRIGEDPGSAWTSTANSTLDKTLVRKSTVAGGVTVNPASGFPTLDSEWEVLPIDTVSGLGSHTFSGVSSSFVPGYENLTVTDTTQIVTDLNPGVTYYYRVRAVAGNASVNSNVVIVETTTSTEISAQRKANAVLTDNKVMVYKQNGAIAISSANVAVKSVTVFDVNGRLLFNSGAFNANDVILSDINAVNQVLVIKTVTADNKTVTNKIVH
- a CDS encoding lamin tail domain-containing protein, which encodes MKTILQRMRRDLFLCVLFFTVMGSWAQTITLGDLDSSPTTYTPDPAGVTFTSASRGSGVGSASASGSMSGNSFNTASPEASYTGNKFYTFNISADAGYNVTLTSFTWLTTLSGTASGTKFTIKYINNNGTLTNFGTASQSNTTTNTFTGSVVIAAGTTLKLYLIPSGANAATGTVRFRNGSTFNLTVASSSTAPTVSDVTDVTDITTNNASATGTVSATGGAALSAKGLVWTTSSTTTPVLSTNNFSKITGGTDVSTFAANFSYVNVTTTNLLSNTQYFYRAYATNSAGTGYSTSKLSFYTLALTPAIPTVNNATTTTLDVKVVSGGNNTATTYAIQEAGGKYVQADGSLGDTEVWQTLAAWGTETVTGLTAGTTYSFAVKARNGANVETAFSSSATGTTLNANAPSLVLENASLNFDSFCINTTTVSNFTFSSTNLQGGIIEIKAVNGYSYSLTEAGVFTPTLDIEDYDGSITTVYVKFAPTAVQSYNGTIVMEALNADAEIAELSVPVLGSGENNPGTVTTVAVTASTITSVSGILSATATTGGCSVFSEYGFDYATTSAAITGGTATRVQTTDVSGTTFTKQLTGLLPSTVYYYRAYAIDGTGTVYATGTAIRSFTTSAIATPVTIAATNVEQTSFQANWNTVEAAAGYRLDVSTNPDFGTATFATDLIFSEYVEGTSNNKALEIYNGTGATVNLSAYSIKQQLNGSGDFGDGNEYTLPLPNFNLQHGQTYVIASDGASGISSTKNLILNYNTLPGGRVIHYNGNDPIALYKNNVQIDLIEGGEDVTLVRKADVLAPSTSYYASQWTSYANNTYTYLGSHTMNTTFIPSFVTGYNNLDVSNVISYDVTNLTPFTTYYYRVRAYSGSNATANSNVTSVTTKVGSLTWVIPSGQTTAQWTPAAYPNGTATVVNAATDVTINADYNTAVNGTFTAGKLTLKNGKTITVATGTTLTLNTIVNEAGADKFVVEDNGALLQSANVQNTSNITVHKKSNPLFRLDYTLWSSPVKGQNLLSFSPNTAANRFYEYGYASNGTEFIEGYWSVTPGDNTFDAAKGYLIRMPNADGRGGYNGGDTSFAFDGTFAGVPNNGDVTIALSTQNNRFTAVGNPYPSPVSVAKFFAENEDKLQLGTGLYLWRKRNGDQSSSYATLTKAGYTVNPDDASTVTLGNFYQGNDAEAGNWLISQGQGFIVKTAEGLTAPQLKFTNSMRSASPGASQGFFRTAQGTVASKLWLNIKSQSGTASQAMVAYMHQGTTGLDYGYDGLKLTDSNTLSLYSIAENKQLAIQARPEFNASDVVLMGFTAATAGQFTISLDHAEGVFTQGQVIYLKDNAEGIIRNISDRDYTFTTEAGTFENRFEVLYTNSVLGTDNPTLDPNTVIVYKQGNNISVNTGNTLINGVNVFDINGRQLYSKAGVSATETVINSLNVAKQVLIIEIDTVKGKVSKRIVY